A region of the Zhihengliuella halotolerans genome:
GCGGCCGGCGATGGCGCCCCACGGCGTCGCAGGGAACAGACGCAACAAGCCGAGGCCCTCGGAGCCCTTGGAACCGCCGGAGGACTGGACGGGGTTCTGCAGCGACCGCATGAGCATCGCGGACCACGCCCAGACGACCACTGCCAGCGATGCGAGAGCTACCAGCAGCCGCAGTGCGAAGATCCCCCACTCGCCCTGAAGCGCGTCCGCGGGCAGCGCCGCGAAGACGCCCAGCGGGGTCCATGCGAGGACGCCGGCCACGGTTGGCAGGAGGTCGAAGATCGCCGTAACGCCCGCCTGCAACCCGCCCAGGATCGGCCCGAGCGCGACGAGCGGGATGAAGATCAGGATCGTGGCGATTTCGCGGAACCGGCGCTTCGAGGTGAGCGCGAGCGCCGCCGTCGTCGTCAATCTCGCGAGGGCGAGGCAGAAGAGTGCCGCCAGCACTCCCGCGACGACGGCGACGAAAGCCGCTGCGGGTGACTGCCGCCAGGACAGTGCGATCGCCACGAAAAGGACGAGGGTCACGGCGCCCGGCGTGCCGACGAACCCGCTGAGCAGCAGGCCGGTCGTCAAGTCGCGCCGCGGCACGGGGAAGGTCGCGAATTTCGCCGGGTCCAGCGTCGCGTCCGCACCCGAGAGCAGGACCGGGACGATGGCCCAGGCCAGAACGACGACGGAGACCGAGCAAACGAGGACCGTCCGGATCAGGCCGGGGTCCTGCGAGCCGAGACCGAACATGCCCACGATGAGCATGACGGCGATGAACAGCGCGTAGGCCGCACCGATCAACACGCCGACGAGCTGCCAGGGGCTGCGCCGGAATCCGTTGGCCAGCAGGCGGGCTTTGAGACGGATCAGCTCTGCAACCACTGAAGTCCCCCGGCCTCGGCGCGGCCGCCGACAAGATTGACGAAACGGTCTTCGAGGCTCTCCGTGCCACGGACCTCGTCGACCGTTCCCGCGGCCAGAACATTCCCATCCGCGATGACGGCGACGTGCGTGCACATCCGCTGCACGAGATCCATGACGTGGCTGGAAACGATCACCGTGCCGCCGCGGCCCACGTAGTCCGCGAGGATTGAGCGAATATTGGCCGCGGAGACGGGGTCCACCGCCTCGAAGGGCTCATCCAGGACGAGCACCTTCGGTGAGTGGATCAGCGCCGTAGCCAGCGCGATCTTCTTGGTCATGCCCGCGGAGTAGTCGACGACGAGCTTGGAGCCGGCGTCCTCGAGGTCCAGCACGCGCAGCAGGTCTTCCGTCCTCTCGGCGACCATCTCCGGGTCCATGCCGCGCAGGCGACCGGAATAGGTCACGAGCTGCCGGCCGGTCAGCCTGTCGAAGAGCCGGACCCCGTCGGCCAGCACTCCCAGCATCGACTTCGCCTTCAGCGGCTCGCGCCAGACGTCGACGCCGTGCACCCACACGGAACCGCCGTCGGGCCGCAGAAGTCCCGTAGCCATAGACAGCGTGGTCGTCTTGCCGGCACCATTGGGCCCTACAAGTCCGTAGAAGGATCCGGCGGGAACCTCCAGATCGATATCATTGACCGCGACTTTGTCACCGTAGCGCTTGCCCAGACCACGGACGACGATGGCCGGTGCTGGAACGCCCGCAGATTCGTCCTGAAGATTACTCATGCGGCCAATGTAGCAACTAGGGCCGTTAACTGACGTCATCCCGAAGGCTGATCAGCCACTCAGCGATCACTACAACCTGACGACGATCCAATGCCGCCCGACGATAAGCGGCAGGACCGCATCGGCGCCAGCACCTGGGGTTGATTTGACCAACACCGCAGGTGCTATCGATTCAGTAGCCGCACGCGACTCACTCGAACACTCTCGAACCTCAGCTCGCGTGAAATAAGGTAGAAATGGATCTGGATCGTTCTAAATAGTGCTCCTACCCCTTCCATCTTTCGAAGTCTTGTACTAGGATTAGTTCATGGAAGCAGCCCTCCTGTTGGACCCCGAGACGTACGCCGGTCTCTCGCCGGCGGACCGGGCGCGTGTGGCT
Encoded here:
- a CDS encoding transporter produces the protein MVAELIRLKARLLANGFRRSPWQLVGVLIGAAYALFIAVMLIVGMFGLGSQDPGLIRTVLVCSVSVVVLAWAIVPVLLSGADATLDPAKFATFPVPRRDLTTGLLLSGFVGTPGAVTLVLFVAIALSWRQSPAAAFVAVVAGVLAALFCLALARLTTTAALALTSKRRFREIATILIFIPLVALGPILGGLQAGVTAIFDLLPTVAGVLAWTPLGVFAALPADALQGEWGIFALRLLVALASLAVVVWAWSAMLMRSLQNPVQSSGGSKGSEGLGLLRLFPATPWGAIAGRCLTYWFKDPRYAAGIVIVPLLPFILWYASSQSPTPYLLYAAAPLMAVMMGFSISADVSYDSTAFSLHVTTAVRGVHDRAGRALACGALALPLVLAAAIIPPVALGRPGDVVALVGVTLGGLLSALGVASVASARWTYAVVQPGDNPFKSPPGAGARAAITQLVTMFVAFLLMAPEIALVITYFVTERMLFAWLALGVGLVVGTVLLIVGIRVGGRWFDNRMPELMEAVTLNK
- a CDS encoding ABC transporter ATP-binding protein translates to MSNLQDESAGVPAPAIVVRGLGKRYGDKVAVNDIDLEVPAGSFYGLVGPNGAGKTTTLSMATGLLRPDGGSVWVHGVDVWREPLKAKSMLGVLADGVRLFDRLTGRQLVTYSGRLRGMDPEMVAERTEDLLRVLDLEDAGSKLVVDYSAGMTKKIALATALIHSPKVLVLDEPFEAVDPVSAANIRSILADYVGRGGTVIVSSHVMDLVQRMCTHVAVIADGNVLAAGTVDEVRGTESLEDRFVNLVGGRAEAGGLQWLQS